In Erpetoichthys calabaricus chromosome 15, fErpCal1.3, whole genome shotgun sequence, one DNA window encodes the following:
- the LOC114666201 gene encoding thrombomodulin-like: protein MSAVGFDFLLLSPKMCRALAVVLVAIPMFTLQAASESSTAGLCMLSDCYTIRQGAADFDTASGVCGAKGGHLMTVRSTVQRDIISILNDNLQGRFWIGLELPAGRCSDPSKELHGYRWVTGEETTDFTEWRAQNSSECGRRCVSVSKDQLWEESSCLEAADGFLCEYNFNETCQAPEMEGFSFTYHTPLGFQATDTAHLPPGTVAIMSPAGYKLYCDINEWKPGPWDCQHENGGCSHTCDMEGGNGKCICPEGLQLEKNQVTCEAPDPCRSHHCAQVCVPQKDSYSCLCRGGYDLDQDGLTCVDVDECKQERACKSDQLCVNTPGSFTCVCPSGFEMVDGECEDTDECESTPCEHHCTNTHGGFECSCFEGFRLNEYDKTTCYSVCEEETCEAMCDPNNRDVCECPEGYILHMEEDTNVCIDIDECDMEMFCQQLCKNSFGSYTCYCEDGYKLEADNYTCTEVPDTEDGSGLTSITPFTEDSVTPTTNITVTEESVISAGALLGILIGVLVTVILGFCVVHREFRQRAKWDMATDCKIAGLDGDYGLQQVTTEKYVRKYSFITNDLKAYT, encoded by the coding sequence CTGTGGGGTTCGACTTTCTCCTTCTGTCACCGAAGATGTGCAGAGCCTTAGCCGTAGTGCTTGTCGCCATTCCGATGTTCACGTTACAAGCCGCCAGCGAGTCGTCCACAGCAGGCTTGTGTATGCTCAGTGACTGCTACACGATACGCCAGGGGGCGGCAGACTTCGACACGGCGAGCGGCGTGTGCGGCGCTAAAGGGGGCCACCTGATGACAGTCCGATCGACGGTGCAGAGAGACATCATTTCAATCCTAAACGACAACCTGCAGGGTCGCTTCTGGATTGGACTTGAGCTGCCCGCTGGACGCTGTAGCGACCCCTCAAAAGAACTACATGGGTACCGGTGGGTAACCGGAGAGGAAACTACGGACTTCACGGAATGGAGAGCGCAGAACTCGTCAGAATGTGGTCGGCGGTGTGTCTCCGTCTCCAAAGATCAGCTATGGGAAGAAAGTTCATGTCTGGAGGCGGCTGATGGGTTTCTCTGTGAGTACAACTTTAATGAAACCTGCCAGGCCCCTGAGATGGAGGGATTCTCGTTTACCTACCACACACCTTTAGGTTTTCAGGCGACCGACACAGCTCACCTGCCACCTGGAACAGTAGCAATCATGTCACCAGCTGGATACAAACTGTACTGTGACATTAATGAGTGGAAGCCTGGTCCCTGGGACTGCCAACATGAAAACGGCGGATGCAGCCACACGTGTGACATGGAGGGGGGTAATGGGAAGTGCATCTGCCCTGAAGGACTACAGTTAGAGAAGAACCAAGTGACATGTGAGGCGCCCGATCCATGCAGGAGCCACCACTGTGCGCAAGTGTGTGTCCCTCAGAAGGACAGTTACAGCTGCCTGTGCCGAGGGGGCTACGACTTGGACCAGGATGGCTTGACATGCGTGGACGTGGATGAATGCAAACAGGAGCGAGCCTGCAAATCCGACCAGCTCTGCGTCAACACGCCGGGGAGCTTTACCTGTGTCTGCCCATCTGGGTTTGAAATGGTCGACGGTGAGTGTGAAGACACAGACGAGTGCGAGTCCACCCCGTGTGAACACCACTGCACGAATACGCATGGGGggtttgagtgttcctgctttgAAGGGTTTCGCCTAAATGAATATGATAAAACGACATGTTACAGCGTCTGTGAAGAAGAGACGTGTGAAGCGATGTGTGATCCGAATAACAGGGACGTATGTGAATGTCCAGAAGGATACATACTCCATATGGAGGAGGACACTAACGTCTGCATTGACATTGATGAATGCGACATGGAAATGTTTTGTCAGCAGCTGTGTAAGAATTCATTTGGAAGTTACACCTGTTACTGTGAAGATGGATACAAACTAGAAGCTGACAACTATACATGCACAGAAGTACCAGACACAGAAGATGGCTCCGGATTAACAAGCATCACTCCGTTCACCGAAGACTCGGTGACTCCGACTACTAACATCACCGTCACTGAGGAGTCGGTGATATCAGCCGGGGCACTCCTTGGGATCCTCATCGGTGTCCTCGTCACCGTCATCTTGGGGTTCTGCGTTGTGCACCGGGAGTTCAGACAGCGGGCTAAGTGGGACATGGCGACGGATTGTAAGATCGCCGGTTTGGACGGGGACTACGGGCTTCAGCAAGTCACCACCGAGAAATACGTCAGGAAATACTCGTTTATTACAAACGACTTAAAGGCGTATACGTGA